Part of the Deltaproteobacteria bacterium genome, GCCCAGCCGGCCGTCGTTGAAGAGGCGCTCGCCCTCGCGCCAGAGGGCGACCGCCGGCGCGAGCTCCTGCGGCGATCCCAGCGGGACGCGCCGCTTCAGCTCGCCGGTGCGCGCGTCGAGGACCGAGAGGCCGTCGCCGAAGTAGGTGGCGACGAGGAGCTCGTCGTGCCCCGGCCGCAGCGCCAGCCCCCGGGGCCCCTCCCCGCCGGCCGGCAGGCGGCGGGCGATCCCCTGGCGCCGGAGGAGCTCCACGTCCTGCGCCCGGCGCTCGACCGCCTCCGGGGCCGTCGCCTCGGCCAGGGCGAGGACGCGGGGCAGGTCCACCAGCGCGACCTGGTGGATCCCCGCGAGGGCGACGGCGAAGGCGCTGGCGTCCGGCAGCACCACCACCCCGTTGGGGTTGGTGGCCCCCTCCAGGAGGGTGTCGAGGAGGAGCGTGACCCGGTGACCGGGCTGGTCCAGGTCGAGGATCGAGAAGCCGTTGGAGTGGATCCAGCCCCGCTCCATCTGCAGGGTCGTGACCCGGTCCCGGGAGAGGACGTGCGTGACGATGGCGTGGCGGCCGTCGGGGGTGAGGGCGACGCCCCGCAGGAGGGAGGCGACCCCGAGGGGCCGGTGCTCGAGCACCTCCCCGGTCGCGGCGGAGAGGAGGGTCACGCTGCGCCCCAGACCGTTGGCGACGACGAGCCGCGCTCCGTCGGGGGTCAGGGCCAGCGCGCTCGGCCCCCGGCCCACCCGGGCCTGCCAGAGGAGGCGGCCGGCGGGCAGCGCCAGGGCCGAGACCCGATCCTCGAGCCCACCGGTGACGAAGAGGCGCTGGCCATCGAGAGAGAGGGCGAGGCCTCGGGGCTCGGGGGAGACGGGCAGGCTAGCGCCGACCTCCCCCGCCGCCAGATCGATCCGGGCCACGGCAGCCCCGTGCTGCAAGGTCACCCAGAGGTGCTCCTCGCCGGGGGAGAGCACGGCGGCCACCGGCCGACCCTCGACCGGGATCCGCCGCCGCACCTCGCCGCGCTGCAGGTCGAGCTCGTGGACGAGCTCGGCCCCGGCGTCGATCACCCAGGCCCGGTCCCCGTCGGCCGAGGCCACGACCGCCTCCGGCGAGCGGATCCCCCGGGTGAGGGAGGCGCCGCTCTCCTCCCCGGCCGCGGGGACCGGGGTGGGCGGCGCGGCCGCGGATCCACCCGCCGGCAGGGAGAGCGCGAGGGTGACGAGACCGCAGAGAGGCAGGACGAGGAAGAGGCGCCTCACTCGCGCTCCCTCCGGAGCCAGGCGAGGTAGGCGACCATCGCCTCGAGCTCGGCGTCGGAGACGTGCTCCCGGTACGCCGGCATCTGGATGCGCTGCCCCTCCAGGTAGCGGCGGGCGAGCGCGCTCTCTGTCAGGCGAGGCGGAGCGCCGTCGAGGATCCAGGCGCGCAGCTCGTCGTCGTCTCGCACGAGCTCGGCGTACCACTCACCCTCCCAGGAGGGGATCACGCCCTTGAAGCTGCCGGGGTTGGGCAGGCCGCCGATCCCCGAGGGCCCGTGGCAGCCGAAGCAGCCCAGGCGCCGGGCGAGCTCCTTGCCCTCGTAGGCGGCGCCCGGCATCCCCTCGTCCCAGGCGGCCACGGCGAGGACGTAGGCCATCAGATCGTCCACCTGTCCCTCCGAGAGCAGGTCGCGGTAGGCGGGCATGGGCAGGAGGCCTCCGGGCCGGGCCTCGGGCGGGCGGTCCTTCAGGCGCTCGGAGACGCCGTCGAGGATCCACTCGCGGATCTCGGCCTCGCTCCGGGCGTAGCTCTGGAGCACTCCCCCCGACCAGCCGGGCACCCCGGCCTCGGGGAGGAGGGGATCCTCCACCCCGCCGCGGCCCGCGGGACCGTGGCAGCCGAAGCAGCCCAGCTCCCGGGCGAGGGCCTCCCCCCGCAGGGCGGCGGTGTCCTCGGCCGCGCCCCGGGGACCCCGCTCCCAGCCCTTCACGATCACCCAGATCACCAGGACCAGGGCGAGGAAGAGGAGGAGACGGGCACCGGACTTCATGGGTTCGC contains:
- a CDS encoding c-type cytochrome, coding for MKSGARLLLFLALVLVIWVIVKGWERGPRGAAEDTAALRGEALARELGCFGCHGPAGRGGVEDPLLPEAGVPGWSGGVLQSYARSEAEIREWILDGVSERLKDRPPEARPGGLLPMPAYRDLLSEGQVDDLMAYVLAVAAWDEGMPGAAYEGKELARRLGCFGCHGPSGIGGLPNPGSFKGVIPSWEGEWYAELVRDDDELRAWILDGAPPRLTESALARRYLEGQRIQMPAYREHVSDAELEAMVAYLAWLRRERE